In Ancalomicrobiaceae bacterium S20, the following proteins share a genomic window:
- the cbiE gene encoding precorrin-6y C5,15-methyltransferase (decarboxylating) subunit CbiE, producing the protein MTAPDTAFDQAATLPRWLAVIGIGEDGAAGLSPAARTLIDQAELVVGGARHLALVDGLGTAERLAWPSPLTDALPLIAARRGRPVAVLASGDPFLYGVGVTLTSVIDPAEMIALPAPSAFSLAANRLGWAGQDVVPLSLHGRSFERLYPALQPKARLLILSWDGTTPARVAAALTERGFGGSRLTVLERLGGPRERIRTATAAHFGAERGTEPIDGLNTIAVEVVVGADARVLPRAPGLPDGWFASEGQITKREIRAVTLSALAPRRGELLWDIGAGSGSVSIEWMLADPANRAIAIEPRADRRGRIATNAVTLGVPDLDIRAGRAPEILADLPRPDAIFVGGGGSDPALIDAAIAALPAGGRLVVSGVTIETQAELMRRYGALGGELVQLAVARADAIGGFHGFRAAMPVVQWAWTKPHAPEAIR; encoded by the coding sequence GTGACCGCTCCGGACACCGCCTTCGATCAGGCCGCCACTCTTCCGCGCTGGCTCGCCGTGATCGGCATCGGCGAGGACGGCGCGGCCGGTCTCTCTCCTGCCGCGCGAACGCTGATCGATCAAGCGGAACTCGTCGTCGGCGGTGCGCGCCATCTCGCGCTCGTCGACGGTCTCGGCACGGCCGAGCGCCTCGCCTGGCCCTCGCCGCTGACCGACGCCCTGCCGCTGATCGCCGCCCGCCGCGGCCGGCCGGTCGCGGTGCTCGCCTCGGGCGACCCGTTTCTCTACGGCGTCGGCGTGACGCTGACGTCCGTCATCGATCCCGCCGAGATGATCGCGCTGCCCGCGCCCTCGGCCTTCTCGCTCGCGGCCAACCGGCTCGGCTGGGCGGGGCAGGACGTCGTGCCGCTGTCGCTGCACGGCCGCAGCTTCGAGCGATTGTACCCGGCGCTGCAGCCGAAGGCGCGGCTGCTGATCCTGTCCTGGGACGGCACGACGCCGGCGCGCGTCGCCGCCGCGTTGACCGAGCGCGGCTTCGGCGGCTCGCGCCTGACCGTGCTCGAACGCCTCGGCGGCCCGCGCGAGCGGATCCGTACCGCGACCGCCGCGCATTTCGGCGCAGAACGCGGCACCGAACCGATCGACGGGCTCAACACCATCGCGGTCGAAGTCGTCGTCGGCGCGGATGCCCGCGTGCTGCCCCGCGCGCCGGGCCTGCCCGACGGCTGGTTCGCCTCCGAAGGCCAGATCACCAAACGCGAGATCCGCGCCGTGACACTGTCCGCGCTCGCGCCCCGCCGGGGCGAGCTGCTGTGGGACATTGGCGCCGGCTCCGGTTCGGTGTCGATCGAATGGATGCTGGCCGATCCCGCCAATCGCGCCATCGCGATCGAGCCGCGCGCCGACCGTCGCGGCCGCATCGCCACCAACGCCGTCACCCTCGGCGTGCCGGATCTCGACATTCGCGCCGGCCGCGCGCCCGAGATCCTCGCCGATCTGCCGCGCCCCGACGCAATCTTCGTCGGCGGAGGCGGCAGCGATCCGGCGCTCATCGATGCGGCGATCGCCGCGCTGCCCGCCGGCGGACGGCTGGTCGTCAGCGGCGTCACCATCGAGACGCAGGCCGAGCTGATGCGCCGCTATGGCGCGCTCGGCGGCGAGCTCGTCCAGCTCGCGGTCGCCCGCGCCGATGCGATTGGCGGCTTCCATGGCTTCCGGGCCGCGATGCCGGTGGTGCAATGGGCCTGGACCAAACCACATGCCCCGGAGGCGATCCGATGA
- a CDS encoding cobalt-precorrin-6A reductase, giving the protein MRVLVLGGTTEASRLAQALAGRRDIAATLSLAGRTADPAAQPIPTRIGGFGGVEGLADYLRDERIDVLIDATHPFAAQISRNAAEAAARTRAPLVAYTRAPWTPVAGDRWIEVDDLGAAACAIGETPQRVLLTVGRLGLGAFAAAPQHDYLVRTIDDPGPLAELPRHRVILERGPFDEASEAELMRREAVAVIVTKNSGGAATYGKIAAARALGLPVVIVRPPARPDVPIVHALDAVMAFIEAHRPSPG; this is encoded by the coding sequence GTGCGCGTTTTGGTTCTGGGCGGAACGACGGAGGCGAGCCGGCTGGCGCAGGCGCTCGCCGGGCGGCGGGACATCGCCGCGACGCTGTCGCTCGCCGGCCGCACGGCCGATCCGGCCGCGCAGCCGATCCCGACGCGCATCGGCGGTTTCGGCGGTGTCGAGGGCTTGGCCGACTACCTCCGCGACGAGCGGATCGACGTGTTGATCGACGCCACGCATCCGTTCGCCGCGCAGATCTCGCGCAATGCAGCCGAGGCGGCGGCGCGGACGCGAGCGCCGCTCGTCGCCTACACGCGCGCGCCCTGGACGCCGGTCGCAGGCGATCGCTGGATCGAGGTCGACGATCTCGGCGCGGCCGCATGCGCGATCGGCGAGACGCCGCAGCGTGTGCTGCTGACGGTCGGCCGACTCGGGCTCGGCGCTTTCGCAGCCGCGCCGCAGCACGATTATCTGGTGCGTACCATCGACGATCCGGGGCCGCTCGCCGAACTGCCGCGCCACCGTGTGATCCTCGAGCGCGGCCCCTTCGACGAGGCCTCCGAGGCGGAGCTGATGCGGCGCGAGGCGGTCGCGGTGATCGTCACCAAGAACAGCGGCGGCGCCGCGACCTATGGCAAGATCGCCGCGGCGCGGGCGCTCGGCCTTCCGGTCGTAATCGTGCGGCCGCCGGCGCGGCCCGACGTGCCGATCGTGCACGCGCTCGATGCCGTCATGGCCTTCATCGAGGCTCATCGCCCGTCTCCGGGCTGA
- the cobJ gene encoding precorrin-3B C(17)-methyltransferase: protein MPENEHHLPANCRLAVVGLGPGPADWLTPEAARLIAEATDLVGYIPYVDRCPIRDGQIRHASDNRVEVDRARHALELAASGRNVAVVSGGDPGVFAMAAAVLEAVETGDPAWRGLDIVVSPGVSAMQAAASRLGAPLGHDFCAISLSDNLKPWSIVEKRLRAAAEAEFVIALYNPASKARPERIFEAFAVLRRLKPASTPVAFARAVGRPDERIVLTTLGAADPGVADMATCVIIGSSETRLIERPGARPWMHSPRTWTTALADEPTASASAQPGDGR from the coding sequence ATGCCGGAAAACGAGCATCATTTGCCGGCTAATTGTCGGCTTGCCGTGGTCGGCCTCGGTCCCGGCCCGGCCGACTGGCTGACGCCGGAGGCCGCGCGCCTGATCGCGGAGGCGACCGACCTCGTCGGCTACATTCCCTATGTCGACCGTTGCCCCATCCGCGACGGCCAGATCCGCCATGCGAGCGACAACCGCGTGGAGGTCGACCGCGCCCGCCACGCGCTCGAACTCGCCGCGAGCGGGCGCAACGTCGCGGTGGTCTCGGGCGGCGATCCGGGCGTCTTCGCCATGGCCGCCGCCGTGCTCGAGGCGGTCGAGACCGGCGATCCGGCCTGGCGCGGGCTCGACATCGTGGTCAGTCCCGGCGTCAGCGCCATGCAGGCGGCGGCGAGCCGCCTCGGCGCGCCGCTCGGACACGACTTCTGCGCCATCTCGCTCTCCGACAACCTGAAACCCTGGTCGATCGTCGAGAAGCGGCTCCGCGCCGCGGCGGAGGCCGAATTCGTGATCGCGCTCTACAATCCGGCCTCGAAGGCGCGGCCGGAGCGGATCTTCGAAGCCTTCGCCGTGCTGCGGCGCCTGAAGCCGGCATCGACGCCGGTCGCCTTCGCCCGCGCGGTCGGCCGGCCGGACGAGCGCATCGTGCTGACGACGCTCGGCGCGGCCGATCCCGGCGTCGCCGACATGGCGACCTGCGTGATCATCGGCTCCTCCGAGACACGGCTGATCGAGCGCCCCGGCGCCCGACCCTGGATGCACTCACCGCGCACCTGGACCACCGCGCTCGCCGACGAGCCGACGGCATCCGCGTCCGCTCAGCCCGGAGACGGGCGATGA
- a CDS encoding precorrin-2 C(20)-methyltransferase codes for MNVIDPRLAPDLTGDLAAGSTDATEPATVVAGTFHGVGLGPGDPELLTVKAVRRIEAARVIAYFAKQGRRGNARTIVDGWIRPGTEEMPLYYPVTTEIPFADGAYVDALAGFYATAAAAIAARLDRGDDVVLVCEGDPLFYGSFMHLYVRLKDRYRVSICPGVTGMAGCWTAAGAPITWGDDVLTVLPGTMDEAALAEALARTDAAVIMKLGTNFPKVRRALEACGLIDRAIYVERGTMAGEKVVRLADKADDEAPYFSIILVPGEGRRP; via the coding sequence ATGAACGTGATCGACCCGCGCCTCGCTCCGGACCTGACCGGCGATCTGGCGGCCGGCAGCACCGACGCGACGGAGCCTGCGACCGTCGTCGCCGGCACGTTCCACGGCGTGGGCCTCGGGCCGGGCGACCCGGAACTGCTGACGGTCAAGGCGGTGCGCCGGATCGAGGCGGCACGGGTGATTGCCTATTTCGCCAAGCAAGGCCGGCGCGGCAACGCCCGCACCATCGTCGACGGCTGGATCCGCCCGGGCACCGAAGAGATGCCGCTCTACTACCCGGTCACGACCGAGATCCCCTTCGCCGACGGCGCCTATGTCGACGCGCTGGCGGGCTTCTATGCGACCGCAGCGGCCGCGATCGCCGCCCGGCTCGATCGCGGCGACGACGTCGTGCTGGTCTGCGAGGGCGACCCGCTGTTCTACGGCTCCTTCATGCACCTCTACGTGCGCCTGAAGGACCGCTACCGGGTCTCGATCTGCCCCGGCGTGACCGGCATGGCGGGCTGCTGGACCGCCGCCGGCGCGCCGATCACCTGGGGCGACGACGTCCTGACCGTCCTGCCCGGCACGATGGACGAGGCCGCGCTCGCCGAGGCCCTCGCCCGTACCGACGCGGCCGTGATCATGAAGCTCGGCACCAACTTCCCGAAGGTGCGCCGCGCGCTCGAAGCCTGCGGCCTGATCGACCGCGCGATCTACGTCGAACGCGGCACCATGGCGGGCGAGAAGGTCGTGCGGCTCGCCGACAAGGCGGATGACGAGGCACCGTATTTCTCCATCATCCTCGTCCCCGGCGAGGGCCGCCGGCCATGA